Proteins encoded together in one Chrysemys picta bellii isolate R12L10 chromosome 22, ASM1138683v2, whole genome shotgun sequence window:
- the LOC135977095 gene encoding adhesion G protein-coupled receptor E3-like, with product MKALTSAPLFPSFQVPSINSSAEYERIKEMCSNFSLRGKRSGGSSSFCSFFNSTLEILMSTCGDGSAALSLENATRSFNSILNSTSLWDGGDKGDVGSCVTVLLQSVELAALATALRSPERTTQNITTESLAIEMRLVTGNCSRDSEVFTLRAHEETMVVHCDTVTGAATRAGLGAAAFISYSTLDSIISARRLSEGNLPAGGKLEKSHLNSRVVSGAIGDGRPIHLSRPAHFTLRHRQAKKEEDEALCVYWKVVAESGSWSPDGCTAVHTNSTHTNCSCDHLSSLPS from the exons ATGAAAGCTCTAACGTCTGCTCCTCTCTTCCCATCGTTCCAAGTTCCCAGCATTAACTCCAGCGCTGAGTACGAGAGAATCAAAGAGATGTGCAGTAATTTCTCTCTGCGG GGAAAGCGGAGCGGTGGAAGCAGCAGTTTTTGCTCTTTCTTCAATTCGACCTTAGAGATTTTGATGTCCACGTGTGGAGATGGGAGTGCGGCGTTATCGCTGGAG AACGCGACTCGCTCTTTCAACTCCATCCTGAACAGCACCTCCCTCTGGGATGGCGGAGACAAGGGGGACGTGGGGTCATGCGTGACGGTCCTGCTGCAGAGCGTGGAACTGGCCGCACTGGCCACTGCGCTCCGGTCTCCGGAGAGGACAACACAGAACATAACGACagagtctctgg ctATTGAGATGCGGCTCGTCACAGGGAACTGCAGCCGGGACAGTGAGGTCTTCACGTTGAGAGCTCACGAGGAGACGATGGTCGTGCACTGTGATACAGTCACCGGGGCAGCCACACGAG CAGGTTTGGGGGCTGCTGCTTTTATTTCCTACTCCACCCTGGACTCCATCATCAGTGCGAGACGTCTCAGCGAGGGAAATCTACCGGCTGGTGGGAAGCTGGAGAAGAGTCATCTCAACTCCAGGGTGGTGAGTGGGGCCATCGGAGACGGGAGACCCATTCACCTCTCCAGACCCGCACACTTCACCCTGCGCCACAGACAG GCCAAAAAAGAGGAGGACGAGGCTCTCTGTGTCTACTGGAAAGTAGTGGCCGAGAGCGGCAGCTGGTCTCCGGACGGCTGCACCGCCGTGCACACGAACAGCACTCACACCAACTGCAGCTGTGACCATCTCTCCAGCTTGCCGTCCTAa